From a region of the Ascochyta rabiei chromosome 22, complete sequence genome:
- a CDS encoding P-type phospholipid transporter, which produces MAGRPGGGPPSHNDNLIDLDEPQPYYSGARPPVNDDDLLHRFDIESTDTAPQGRPSVSYDDFVGGGRPTTTTNTNTNTNTSSLPGGPGAPVPTGQAPYLQAGSRAYSQTSDLNNYQRYSDADIPIEDDGRSTQGYYAAGSAFDPTSPGLQRGASKKNHNRNSILSLGGGLTGRVKNIFGKGNEYSEMDLPLTEHAAQQGQSSASAYDDGHSAKTKKRTSGTFKFGFGRGAPDPSTLGPRMIQLNNPPANAANRYVDNHVSTTKYNLVTFLPKFLYEQFSKYANLFFLFTAVLQQIPGISPTSRYTTIVPLFIVLLVSAVKEYVEDYRRKQSDAQLNNSKAQVLKGSSFEDAKWINVAVGDIIRVESEQPFPADLVLLASSEPEGLCYIETANLDGETNLKIKQAIPETADFVSPSDLGRLGGKIRSEQPNSSLYTYEATLTIAAGGGEKELPLQPDQLLLRGATLRNTQWIHGVVVFTGHETKLMRNATATPIKTTAVERMVNKQILMLVIILVGLSIISSIGDVVTRSSRAKNLEYLRLEDFNGAKQFFSDLLTYWVLYSNLVPISLFVTIEIVKYYTGSLIDSDLDIYYEPTDTPANCRTSSLVEELGQIEYIFSDKTGTLTCNVMEFKQASIAGIQYADEIPEDRRATMEDGVEVGIHDFKQLENNRRTHRNKYIIDQFLTLLSTCHTVIPERGGEKDVIKYQAASPDEGALVEGAVTLGYKFTARKPRAVIMEVDGQRKEYELLAVCEFNSTRKRMSTIFRTPEGKIVCYCKGADTVILERLSKDNNPHVETTLTHLEEYAAEGLRTLCLAMREVSEAEYQEWWQIYNTAQTTVSGNRAEELDKAAELIEHDFTLLGATAIEDKLQDGVPDTIATLQSAGIKIWVLTGDRQETAINIGMSCKLISEDMSLLIINEESKEATRDNIAKKYNAIMSQGQGGAEMDVLALVIDGKSLTYALERDLEKQFLDLAVRCKALICCRVSPLQKALVVKLVKRHLKAILLAIGDGANDVSMIQAAHVGVGISGMEGLQAARSADISIGQFRYLRKLLLVHGAWSYQRVSKVILYSFYKNIAMFMTQFWYAFQNAFSGQIIYESWTLTFYNVFFTAAPPFVLGIFDQFISARLLDRYPQLYRLSQSGVFFKMHSFWSWVANGFYHSLILYFGSQAIILWDWPQWDGRNAGHWTWGAASYTANLATVLLKAGLITNIWTKYTFLAIPGSFVLWFILMPIYATVAPMVNISTEYVGVIERLFPDPRFWAMVLVLPPLCLIRDFAWKYAKRMYFPQSYHHVQEIQKYNIQDYRPRMEQFQKAIRKVRQVQRMRKQRGYAFSQTDESQARVLQAYDTTQQRGRYGEMASSRK; this is translated from the exons ATGGCCGGCCGGCCTGGAGGTGGACCGCCGTCTCACAACGACAACCTGATCGACTTGGATGAACCGCAGCCGTACTACTCGGGCGCCCGTCCCCCCGTAAACGACGATGACCTCCTCCACCGCTTCGACATCGAAAGCACCGACACTGCGCCGCAAGGCCGGCCGTCCGTCTCCTACGATGACTTTGTCGGTGGAGGCCGaccgaccacgaccacgaaCACGAACACGAACACGAACACGTCGAGTCTGCCGGGAGGGCCTGGCGCACCCGTACCCACCGGCCAGGCGCCCTATCTGCAGGCCGGAAGCAGAGCCTACTCGCAGACTTCAGATTTGAACAACTACCAGCGCTACTCCGACGCCGACATACCCATTGAAGATGACGGCCGCTCCACCCAGGGCTACTATGCCGCCGGCAGCGCCTTCGACCCTACGTCGCCTGGCCTGCAGCGAGGCGCTTCCAAGAAGAACCACAACCGGAATAGTATCCTGAGCCTCGGCGGCGGCCTCACTGGTCGAGTCAAAAACATATTTGGAAAGGGCAACGAATACTCGGAGATGGATCTGCCGCTGACCGAGCATGCGGCGCAGCAGGGTCAGTCGAGTGCGAGCGCATACGACGATGGCCACTCCGCCAAGACGAAGAAGCGCACGTCAGGAACCTTCAAGTTTGGATTTGGGAGAGGAGCACCGGACCCATCGACCCTAGGACCCAGGATGATCCAGCTCAACAACCCTCCCGCCAACGCCGCCAACAGATACGTCGACAATCACGTTTCCACCACAAAGTACAACCTCGTCACCTTCCTGCCCAAGTTCCTGTACGAACAGTTCTCCAAATACGCCAATTTGTTTTTCTTGTTCACTGCCGTTTTGCAACAGATACCCGGAATCTCACCTACTTCGAGATACACCACCATTGTCCCGCTGTTCATTGTCTTGCTCGTGTCCGCGGTCAAGGAGTACGTGGAAGACTACAGGCGGAAACAGTCCGACGCACAGTTGAACAACTCGAAGGCGCAGGTGCTGAAGGGTTCATCGTTTGAGGACGCAAAGTGGATCAACGTTGCTGTGGGCGACATTATACGAGTCGAGTCCGAACAGCCTTTCCCTGCTGATCTTGTTCTGCTTGCCTCATCTGAGCCCGAAGGCTTGTGCTACATCGAGACCGCCAACTTAGATGGAGAAACCAACCTCAAAATCAAGCAAGCAATTCCGGAGACAGCTGACTTTGTTAGTCCCTCTGATCTGGGTCGCCTCGGCGGCAAGATTCGATCAGAGCAACCCAACAGCAGCTTGTATACGTACGAAGCCACGTTGACCATCGCAGCTGGAGGGGGCGAAAAGGAGCTGCCCCTGCAGCCTGACCAGCTGTTGTTGCGTGGTGCCACACTCCGTAACACGCAATGGATTCACGGTGTTGTTGTGTTCACGGGTCACGAGACGAAACTTATGAGGAACGCTACCGCAACGCCCATCAAGACAACTGCAGTAGAAAGAATGGTCAACAAGCAGATTCTCATGCTTGTCATTATCCTCGTGGGTCTTAGTATCATCAGCTCCATCGGTGACGTGGTTACACGATCATCTCGAGCGAAGAACCTCGAATACTTGCGACTGGAAGACTTCAATGGCGCAAAGCAGTTCTTCTCCGACCTGCTGACCTACTGGGTCCTGTATTCGAATTTGGTACCCATCTCACTTTTCGTCACGATTGAGATTGTCAAGTACTACACGGGTTCTCTAATAGACTCAGATCTGGATATCTACTACGAACCCACAGATACACCTGCAAACTGTCGAACGTCGTCCCTGGTGGAAGAGCTTGGTCAGATCGAGTACATCTTTTCTGACAAGACCGGTACGCTGACTTGCAACGTGATGGAATTCAAGCAAGCATCCATTGCTGGCATACAGTACGCCGATGAAATCCCTGAAGACAGGAGAGCTACCATGGAGGACGGCGTTGAGGTCGGCATTCATGACTTCAAGCAGCTTGAAAACAACCGCAGGACGCACCGAAACAAGTACATCATCGACCAGTTCCTTACACTGCTCTCGACATGTCACACAGTCATACCTGAGCGAGGTGGAGAAAAGGATGTGATCAAGTACCAAGCTGCCTCTCCCGACGAAGGTGCATTGGTGGAAGGTGCGGTAACGCTAGGGTACAAGTTCACGGCAAGAAAACCGCGAGCTGTCATTATGGAGGTCGATGGTCAAAGGAAGGAGTATGAGCTGTTGGCCGTGTGCGAGTTCAACTCGACAAGAAAGCGCATGTCCACCATCTTCCGCACGCCCGAGGGCAAGATTGTCTGCTACTGCAAGGGCGCAGATACGGTCATCTTAGAACGATTGTCAAAGGACAACAACCCACATGTTGAGACGACGTTGACGCATCTTGAGGAGTACGCTGCTGAAGGTCTTCGAACGCTGTGTCTCGCTATGCGCGAAGTCTCGGAAGCCGAGTACCAAGAATGGTGGCAGATCTACAACACGGCCCAGACCACAGTAAGCGGCAACCGTGCCGAAGAGCTTGACAAGGCCGCTGAGCTCATCGAGCATGATTTCACATTGCTCGGTGCCACCGCTATCGAGGACAAGCTACAAGACGGTGTACCGGACACAATCGCTACTCTGCAATCTGCAGGCATCAAGATTTGGGTCTTGACTGGTGATCGACAAGAGACTGCTATCAACATCGGCATGAGTTGTAAATTGATCAGTGAAGACATGAGTCTGCTCATCATCAACGAAGAGTCAAAGGAAGCGACAAGGGACAACATCGCTAAGAAGTACAACGCCATCATGAGCCAGGGACAGGGAGGTGCGGAAATGGACGTCTTGGCTCTGGTCATCGACGGAAAGTCACTCACCTATGCATTGGAACGCGACCTCGAGAAGCAATTCTTGGACCTGGCTGTCAGGTGCAAGGCTCTCATCTGCTGCCGTGTCTCTCCGCTCCAAAAAGCCCTCGTCGTCAAGCTTGTGAAGCGCCATCTGAAAGCCATCCTGCTAGCCATTGGTGATGGTGCGAACGATGTGTCTATGATCCAAGCCGCTCACGTTGGCGTCGGTATCAGTGGTATGGAAGGTCTCCAGGCAGCTCGAAGTGCAGATATCTCGATCGGTCAGTTCCGCTACCTGCGCAAGCTGCTCCTTGTCCACGGCGCCTGGAGCTACCAGCGAGTCAGCAAGGTCATCCTCTATTCTTTTTACAAGAACATTGCCATGTTCATGACACAGTTCTGGTACGCCTTCCAAAACGCCTTCTCGGGACAGATCATCTACGAATCCTGGACCCTCACCTTCTACAACGTCTTCTTCACGGCCGCGCCGCCCTTCGTCCTCGGAATCTTCGACCAGTTCATCAGCGCTCGCCTACTCGACCGCTACCCACAGCTCTACCGTCTTAGTCAGTCAGGTGTCTTCTTCAAGATGCACTCGTTCTGGTCGTGGGTCGCAAATGGCTTTTACCACTCTCTTATCCTCTACTTCGGTTCCCAAGCCATCATCCTCTGGGACTGGCCACAGTGGGACGGCCGAAACGCCGGTCATTGGACATGGGGTGCCGCGTCGTATACCGCCAACTTGGCCACGGTGCTTCTCAAAGCCGGCCTCATCACCAACATCTGGACCAAGTACACATTCCTTGCCATCCCGGGGTCGTTCGTTCTCTGGTTCATTCTCATGCCGATTTACGCGACTGTAGCGCCCATGGTCAATATCTCGACCGAATACGTTGGTGTCATTGAACGCTTGTTTCCGGACCCGAGGTTCTGGGCTATGGTCCTGGTGCTGCCACCGCTCTGTCTGATCAGAGACTTTGCATGGAAGTACGCTAAGCGCATGTACTTTCCGCAGAGCTACCATCACGTGCAGGAGATCCAGAAGTACAACATCCAGGATTACCGACCAAG GATGGAGCAATTCCAAAAAGCCATTCGCAAGGTCCGACAAGTCCAGCGCATGCGCAAGCAGCGCGGTTACGCCTTCTCACAAACAGATGAGAGTCAAGCGAGAGTTCTGCAGGCGTACGACACCACACAGCAGCGAGGACGGTACGGCGAGATGGCGAGTTCGCGAAAGTAG
- a CDS encoding Signal recognition particle subunit SRP72, translated as MAKSLSALLAQASIEDHEETLRAANAEIKKNKSNVDAQHAKAVALLHLDDFEGALKVFDDVKELQQKAQFEYAYTLYKTGDAAKAVQIAQSSGSNTSDRKTQHILAQAAYRSENFAQAAKVYKELANHHVEHEAFDININSGAVDAQLEWTGQGELAQKKKPTREDLEAFETAFNAACGSISRGELAQGEVCLKRAKDLCNAVSDFSEEEKKAEILPITVQQVFVLTQMGKLDEAEQLATTIPFADIKDLSVRYIAQVNSIAASKEHSNPYLSHRLFHSSPKPPVTNQHFSFQANILQQDEYVISLLSQKNAGVASTTEKVIAASSAPSLSPAVNMAGVINAAAHTRNAETEKAALKEILPLLEKRPNDVGLILTIAHLYIITNNYAAATHLLESFFRRLEQSGSASDLDVRFAPGLIASLVSLYAQQGRPGAAKSELAKAAEYWRKPHKSKTEAPSKSLMVAAGTALLDTHSPENAKAAGAIFQSLHEQDDEDRAAIAGLIAAQSIYDPSAIPADLLAYLPEANRLVADIDAAALESAGVPVGTLTTTNLAAEARKRSTAPTKTIAPRSKRLRKARMPKDFDPNKKIDAERWLPMRDRTYYRPKGKKGKKRAEGLTQGGPVAEEKKADAGVKKDQGKAKKKGKGKK; from the exons ATGGCGAAATCACTATCAGCACTTCTGGCGCAAGCTTCTATTGAGGATCACGAAGAAACCCTACGAGCCGCCAACGCCGAGATcaagaagaacaagagcAATGTAGATGCTCAGCACGCGAAAGCGGTTGCGCTGCTGCATCTAGACGACTTTGAGGGCGCACTTAAGGTTTTCGACGACGTGAAGGAGCTGCAGCAGAAGGCGCAATTCGAGTACGCATACACGCTGTACAAGACTGGAGACGCGGCAAAAGCTGTACAGATCGCACAGAGCTCAGGATCGAACACTTCAGACCGAAAGACACAGCACATCCTTGCCCAGGCT GCATACCGGTCAGAGAACTTCGCACAAGCAGCAAAGGTCTACAAGGAGCTCGCAAACCACCACGTCGAACACGAAGCCTTCGACATCAACATTAACTCGGGAGCCGTGGACGCTCAATTGGAGTGGACGGGCCAAGGCGAGCTGGCGCAAAAGAAGAAGCCCACCAGGGAAGATCTTGAGGCGTTCGAGACAGCATTCAACGCGGCATGTGGAAGCATCTCGAGAGGCGAACTGGCGCAGGGAGAGGTGTGCCTGAAGAGGGCCAAGGACCTGTGCAACGCCGTGTCAGACTTCAGtgaagaggagaagaaggccgAGATCCTGCCCATTACTGTGCAGCAGGTCTTCGTGCTGACACAGATGGGCAAGCTTGACGAGGCAGAACAGCTGGCTACCACCATTCCATTTGCCGA CATCAAGGATCTGTCCGTCCGCTACATCGCACAAGTCAACAGCATCGCCGCATCGAAAGAGCACTCGAACCCATACCTGTCACACCGTCTGTTTCACTCATCGCCGAAACCGCCCGTTACGAACCAGCACTTTTCGTTCCAAGCAAACATCCTTCAACAGGACGAATACGTTATTTCGCTCCTATCGCAGAAGAATGCCGGTGTTGCATCGACCACTGAGAAGGTTATTGCAGCATCGTCAGCCCCATCTCTATCGCCAGCCGTCAACATGGCCGGTGTCATCAATGCCGCCGCTCACACACGCAACGCCGAAACTGAGAAGGCAGCTCTGAAGGAGATCCTACCCTTGTTGGAGAAGAGGCCCAACGACGTCGGCCTGATCCTGACAATTGCGCATCTCTACATCATTACCAACAACTATGCCGCGGCCACTCACCTTCTGGAATCGTTTTTCAGGCGTCTTGAGCAGAGCGGCTCTGCATCCGACCTCGATGTGCGATTTGCACCTGGCCTGATCGCCTCGCTTGTTTCGCTATACGCACAGCAAGGGCGTCCGGGGGCAGCAAAGTCTGAACTCGCGAAAGCAGCAGAGTACTGGAGAAAGCCGCACAAGTCCAAGACAGAGGCCCCCTCCAAGTCCCTTATGGTTGCAGCCGGCACCGCACTTCTTGACACCCACAGCCCCGAAAACGCAAAGGCAGCTGGTGCCATCTTTCAAAGTCTTCACGAGCAGGACGATGAAGACCGCGCCGCCATTGCCGGACTAATCGCCGCGCAAAGCATCTACGACCCCTCCGCTATCCCCGCAGACCTTCTTGCCTACCTCCCTGAAGCCAATCGCCTGGTCGCTGACATCGATGCCGCTGCTCTTGAGTCCGCAGGTGTCCCCGTCGGCACCCTCACAACTACAAACCTCGCCGCCGAGGCCCGCAAGCGCAGCACCGCACCCACAAAAACCATTGCACCGCGATCGAAGCGGTTACGCAAGGCACGCATGCCCAAGGACTTCGATCCGAACAAGAAGATCGACGCCGAGAGATGGCTGCCGATGCGCGATCGCACGTACTACCGTCCAAAGGGCAAGAAAGGGAAGAAGAGGGCCGAGGGACTCACCCAGGGCGGGCCGGTCgcagaggagaagaaggccgATGCTGGCGTTAAGAAGGACCAAGggaaggcgaagaagaagggcaagggcaagaagTAG